The following proteins are co-located in the Silene latifolia isolate original U9 population chromosome 1, ASM4854445v1, whole genome shotgun sequence genome:
- the LOC141602047 gene encoding DEK domain-containing chromatin-associated protein 1-like, with the protein MAPEKNKAESVGEDAVHDDMKEVNDAKSEETANLTEEKSEEKGGNDEKIENEKVVEEEEGKIEEKEKEKETVAPRDRPARERKAVDRFWLSSPASRPSGGKPLSIEKGSGTPLKDIPNVAFKLSKRKADDNLQLLHTILFGKKAKAHTLKKDIGQFSGFVWTENEEKQRAKMKEKLDKCVKEKLLHFCDVLNIPINKSSVRKEDLTVKLLEFLESPHATTEELLADKDQKGKSQKGKPSSTKSKSSKLASAEKSAKKTQSGEKRKRTSKADEDIETDNKDDEMETQSHSSEEDEDAVEKQESDMDTESEEEKEESEEKTASKSLAKANSGSGDGKKSSSAKKSPPEKSTKLSAKSEKKTVGSSNKSSTAEASPSSSKAKGSTSKKQKVEEEAEKENPVPVKEKPAKKKQESKSASKEKGKGKPNKVAKKEPTNAELRAQAVNILKEVDFNTATLSDILRLLGSHFGLDLMHRKVEVKAIITDVIENMSDDDDDDDDDDSDEDAQDSDKE; encoded by the exons atGGCGCCGGAGAAGAACAAGGCGGAAAGCGTTGGAGAAGACGCGGTACATGATGATATGAAAGAGGTTAATGATGCGAAGAGCGAGGAGACGGCTAATTTGACGGAGGAAAAATCAGAGGAAAAAGGTGGAAAtgatgaaaaaattgaaaacgaaaaagttgtagaagaagaagaagggaaaattgaagagaaggagaaggagaaagagacgGTTGCGCCGAGGGATAGGCCGGCGAGGGAGAGGAAAGCGGTTGATAGGTTTTGGCTTTCTAGTCCGGCTAGTCGGCCTTCTGGTGGTAAACCGCTTTCGATTGAGAAG GGGAGTGGTACGCCGCTTAAGGATATTCCGAATG TTGCCTTTAAGCTCTCAAAGCGAAAAGCTGATGATAACCTGCAGCTACTTCATACAATTCTTTTTGGAAAGAAAGCAAAG GCGCATACTTTGAAGAAGGATATTGGTCAATTTTCAGGCTTTGTTTGGACTGAGAATGAG GAAAAACAACGAGCAAAAATGAAGGAGAAGCTTGACAAATGTGTTAAAGAGAAGCTACTGCATTTCTGTGATGTCCTCAATATTCCAATAAATAAAAGCTCTGTACGAAAG GAAGACCTCACTGTAAAGTTGCTTGAGTTTTTGGAGTCGCCTCATGCTACTACAGAAGAATTACTTGCTGATAAAGATCAG AAAGGCAAAAGTCAGAAAGGAAAGCCATCTTCCACAAAGAGTAAAAGTTCCAAGCTAGCGTCTGCAGAAAAGTCGGCTAAG AAAACCCAATCCGGGGAAAAACGCAAACGAACATCCAAAGCTGATGAAGATATTGAAACTGATAATAAGGATGATGAAATGGAGACCCAATCTCATTCTTCGGAAGAGGATGAAGATGCTGTGGAGAAACAGGAGAGTGATATGGATACTGAGTCCGAAGAAGAGAAAGAGGAATCTGAAGAGAAGACAGCCTCAAAGAGTTTGGCCAAGGCAAATTCTGGAAGTGGAGATGGCAAAAAATCTTCAAGTGCTAAGAAGAGTCCCCCTGAAAAGTCTACCAAACTTTCTGCAAAATCTGAAAAGAAAACCGTAGGTTCATCTAATAAGTCTTCAACTGCTGAAGCTTCTCCCTCGTCCTCAAAAGCAAAAGGGTCCACGAGTAAAAAACAAAAGGTTGAAGAGGAAGCCGAAAAGGAGAACCCTGTTCCTGTGAAAGAAAAGCCTGCAAAAAAGAAACAGGAAAGCAAGTCAGCATCCAAAGAAAAAG GTAAAGGAAAACCAAATAAAGTGGCTAAAAAAGAGCCTACGAATGCTGAACTGCGTGCTCAAGCGGTCAACATCCTTAAAGAAGTGGACTTCAATACT GCAACCTTATCTGACATTCTCCGTCTTCTTG